The sequence CGCTACGGGTTGTCCTGCTTCGTTAGTTCCTTCAATACGGAGCGCATTATAAATACGGGGAAGATTGCCGCTAGGAAATTCAGCATCAACCACCGGCCCAATTACTTGGGTGATTTTACCGACGTTAGTTTTTTCTTTTGTTGCAACCATGCTGATTTTTAGTTTTATTTACTTTCGTAAACTTTAATTTATAATAAAATTTGACACTTTTAAGATTATCATGGCGTGGCATCAATCTTCTACTAATTCACCGTATAAATAATTGAGGTTTGTGGAAAAAGTTTAGTTATGGAAGTGGGCAATGGGCAATAGGCAATGGGCAATGGGCAAGGGTATAATATTGAGAGCTTATTGTTTGTTGCCAAAAATTGTGTTAAGTAGTCTCAAAAATCCCCTTATTAAAGAAATACGCAAGTTACAACGCCCTGCCGAAAGACATCGTCAAAATCTTTGTTTATTGGAGGGGACAAATTTATTGGATGTGGCTTCTCAAGTTAATTACCCCCTAGATACCTTATTATTTACCCCTATCTGGCAAAATAAAAATTATCTTCTTGCCCAAACTTTACAGAATCAAGCCCAAAGGGTGGAGATGGTAAGTGATGAGGTGATGAAGTCTCTGGCAACCACGGTAAATCCTGATGGGGTATTGGCTACGGCTTCCCGATACCATAGCAAAAGTAAAGATCCTGAAAATATTAGGTTAGGGGTTGTATTAGAAAGATTACAAGATCCGGGTAATTTAGGCACTATTATAAGGTCTAGTGTTGCCATGGGGGTGGATATGTTGTGGTTGAGTGGGGATAGTGTGGATTTGGATAATCCTAAGGTGATGAGGGCTTCTGCGGGAGAGTGGTTTAGGGTTAAGGCGAGGGCGGAGGATGATTTAATAACTCTGGTGCAAAGTTATGGGCAAAAGGGTTATCAAATTATTGCGACTTCCTTGGAGGGGAATAAGACTCCTTGGGAAGTTGATTTTTCTTTACCGACAATTTTTTTAATGGGTAATGAGTCTCGGGGTTTGTCTCCTGATTTGGCTGCTTTGGCAACGGAGAAGGTTAAAATCCCTCTGCTTAATGGTGTGGAATCCCTCAACGTTGCGATCGCCACTAGCCTTTTTTTAATGGAGTATCAAAGACAACAACAAAAAATTTATCCACATTAGGATTAGATAACCGTTTTTTTGTTCTTGTACAAAGTTCGGATCAACACTGATAATCAAAGTCCTTCAGCATTGGAAATTCAATAAAACATCAAAGATAATTTAAATATGATCAATATTTGGCAAAATCAACAAATAATTAGCTGGAGTCAAATAATTCTTAATAGTTACCAAAAACTATTGAACAAAGAATTAATTAATAGAAAAGGAGATGAATTAAGCGAGGCAAGAAATCTTTTTTATGCCCCCATGGTGGTTTTTTCTCACAATACATTATCAGATCCTCTTTATAATTATGGCAACGAAAAAGGCTTAATTTTATGGGATATGACTTGGGAACAACTGACCAAAACTCCTTCACGCACTACTACAGAACTTTTATTAAGGGAAGAAAGGGAAAGACTTTTACAAGAAACCAATACTAAAGGTTATGTCACTGATTATCAGGGAGTCAGAATTTCTCGCACGGGAATTCAATATCATATCAAAGATATTACTATGTGGAATTTGTTTGATGATTCTGATAATTATTGTGGTCAAGCGGCGACTTTTTCTCAGTGGGAAAAACTGTAATATTTTTACTTACTTTTGCCATTGCCCATTGCCTATTCCCTATTGACTAAGTTTAAAGTGTTAAGTTTTGTAAAATTGCTGTAAACTAAAAATAATATTACCTCAAAAAATATTGGTAATTAGAAATAGAAAATAGCAATTTTTATCATGTCAGATCAACAACTCGGCTGGTCTTTAGATTATAGAGATCCAGAAACTATTCAAAAATTAATGCCATTTTGGGATTTTTTATATAAGTATTATTTTCAGGTAAAAACCGATGGCTGGGAGTATATCCCCGATAGTCAAGTGTTGTTTGTGGGTTCGCACAATGGGGGTTTAGCGGCTCCTGACATGACCATGATGATGTATGACTGGTTTAAACGTTTTGGGGTAGAAAAGCCTGTATATGGACTGATGCACCCTAGTGCGTGGAAGGTTTATAGTGCGGTGATAGATTTGGCTGCAAAGTGTGGGGCTGTGGTTGCTCACCCGAAAATGGCCATAAGGGCGATCGAGTCTGGGGCAAGTGTTTTGGTGTATCCTGGGGGCGCTGAGGATGTATTTCGCCCCTATGAGGAAAGGGATAAAATTAAGTTGGTGGGTAGAAAGGCTTTTATCAAATTAGCCCTAAAGTATTCTTTACCCATTGTGCCATTGGTATCGAAGGGCGCCCATGAAACCTTATATGTATTGACGGATTTATATCAACAGGCGAAGTCTTTTCATGATTTGGGTTGGTTTGAATGGATTTTAAATCTTGATCCTCAAACGTTCCCTATTTATTTCGGTTTGCCTTGGGGTATTGCGTTGGGGCCTTTACCTAATATTCCGTTACCTAATCCTATTCGTACCCGTGTATGTCCTCCTATTTATTTTAAGTATTATGGTATGGATGCGAGTAAGGATAAAGATTATGTGAATGAATGTTATGTCATTGTGGAGAAGTCGATGCAGTATCAGTTGGATTTACTTTATCAGGTGGAAAATGAGCGGTTTGTTCGTATGTAAGATTTTTGAGTTCAAGAGTTTGATATAATAGCAAGTTCGGATAATTAGTTATAAATAGATTGTATCCCAGTTGCTCCAATGTGTAAACAATTGACAATAAGCAATTAATATCTTTTGCCTTGATTATGAAACCTGATTTAAGTTAATAATAAGATATAGAAAATCAGGAAATATCCATAACTAATGACCGAAATTGTTACCACCAAAGCAACTAGAAATGCTCCCCACGAAGATTATCGATTGATAAATATTAAAGATTTAACACCCATGTATCATCATTATGTGGAGGTTAAGGAACAATATCCCAATTGTCTTTTACTATATAGGGTGGGAGACTTTTTTGAGTGCTTTTTTCAAGATGCGGTAACCATTGCCCAAGAGTTAGAATTAGTTATTACCAGTAAGGATGCGGGGCAGAATGTCGGCCGAATTGCCATGACTGGAGTACCCCATCATGCGCTTGATCGTTATGCTAGACAGTTGGTAGAAAAGGGTTATGGGGTGGTAATCTGTGATCAGGTGGAGGATGCTTCTAAGGCAACGGCGGAGAAAAGGTTAGTTAAACGGGCGATTACTAAGTTATTAACCCCTGGCACGGTGACGGATGATGAGATGTTACCCTCTCGGCAAAACAATTTTTTAGCTGCGGTGGTGGTGGCAAAAGAGCATTGGGGTTTGGCCTATGCAGATATATCTACGGGGGAGTTTTTTACTACTCAGAATAAAGATTTAACCAGTTTGGCGACGGAGTTGTTGAGGTTGCAACCTGCGGAGGTTTTATTTCCTGTGAATGCTCCTGATATTAATAGTTTATTGCGTCCGGGGCAAAAGTCGGAGCATCTGCCGGAGTTTCTTCCCGATTGTTTTTGTTATACGTTGCGATCGCAAAAAACCTTTGATATTAACGAAGCCAAACCCAAGTTATTACTAGAATTTAAATTAAAATCCCTTGAGGGGGTGGGTTGTGAACATTTACCCCTAGCCATTCGGGCGGCGGGAGGATTACTGGATTATGTGCAGGATACCCAAAAAGCGAATCAAGTACCTTTGCAACTTATTCGCACTTACAGTATTGCTGATTTTTTGATGCTGGATGCCACTTCACGGCGTAACCTCGAAATCACTTCTACGGTGCGAGATAACACTTTTCATGGTTCGTTATTGTGGGCTTTGGATAAGACTTGTACGGCGATGGGGGCAAGGGCTTTAAGACGGTGGTTATTGCAACCTTTACTCAAAAAGTCGGCTATTATTGCCCGTCAGGATACCATCGCCGAGTTAATTGATAATCTTCCTCTACGGGAAGAAATGAGGAGTTTATTTAAGAGTATTTACGATTTAGAAAGAATTACGGGCAGGGTTGGTGCTGGTACGGCAAATCCAAAGGAATTACTCAATTTAGGAGATTCTTTATTAAAATTGACCTATTTGGCGGAGTTGGCAGAGGAGGGTAAGTCACCTTATTTCCAAGCGTTGCAAAATGTGCCTTCTGAGTTGGAGGAGTTGGGTAAAAAGGTGGTGGATTCGTTGGTGGAGTCTCCCCCCCATCACGTGAAGGAAGGGGGTATTATCCGAGATGGGGTTAATGAGCAGTTGGATGGGATGCGCCGTTTAATTGATGGGGATAAGGAATGGTTGGCTAATCTTGAGGTGACGGAAAGGGAGCGCATAGGTGTTAATAATTTAAAGGTGGGTTATAACAAAACTTTCGGTTATTACATTAGTATGCCTCGTTCTAAGGCGGAATTTGCTCCCGAAAATTATCAGCGTAAACAAACTTTATTAAATGAGGAAAGATATATTACTGCTGAGTTAAAAGAAAAGGAAAATCGCATTTTAAATGCAAAAGATGACTTGGCAAAGTTTGAGTATCAAATTTTTGTGGATTTACGTTCTACGGTGGCACAAAAAACTGACGAAATAAGGAAAGTTGCAAGGGCGATCGCCGCTATGGATGTCTTAAGCGGACTGGCAGAACTATCAGTATATCAGGATTATAACCGTCCAGAAATTACGGAAGATCGTACCATCAAGATTAAAAATGGTCGTCATCCTGTGGTGGAAAAAATATTAGGTTTTGGAATGTTTGTGCCTAATTCTACTTCTTTAGGGGCAGAAAAAATACCTGATTTAATAGTATTAACTGGACCTAATGCTAGTGGGAAAAGTTGTTATTTACGTCAGGTGGGTTTGATCCAATTAATGACCCAAATTGGTAGTTTTATTCCTGCGGAAAGTGCAAAAATAAGTATATGCGATCGCATCTTCACCCGTGTAGGGGCGGTGGATGACATTGCCACAGGGCAATCTACTTTTATGGTAGAAATGAATGAAACCGCCAACATTCTCAACCACGCTACCGATAAATCTTTGGTATTACTGGATGAAATTGGTAGGGGTACAGCTACTTTTGACGGGTTATCCATCGCTTGGGCGGTAGCGGAATATCTCGCCATCGAAATCCAAAGCCGTACCATTTTTGCCACCCATTACCACGAGTTGAACGAGTTGGCTTCTATTTTGGAGAATGTGGCAAACTATCAGGTGACGGTAAAAGAATTAGAAAATGAAATAATTTTCCTTCATGAAGTCAAACCTGGGGGCGCTGATAAATCCTACGGTATCGAAGCTGGGAGATTAGCAGGTTTACCAAAAGTTGTCATTAGCCGTGCGAAACAGGTGATGACTCAAATTGAAAAACACAGTAAAATCGCTATGGGTTTGCGTAAAAATATCAAAAAGTTAACTCCTTCTAATCAAGAGAATAGAGAGGAAATTATGACTCAACTAGACATTTTTGAGTAGTAATATAAAGTCCGTTTGATCATTTACAAATTAGCGGTATTAATATCTTAGTTCAATTTATTGAACGACAAATTGTTAGCCTTGTAATTCATTGCAAGGCGAGGGATGATATATTTTCTAAATCGGATTTGGTATAACCAATCTAGCTATAATTTTTAATTATTCATAGAGAGAAAATTTTATTTTTGCTTATTTATATGAAATACTTAAATGTTTGCAACAAATAAAGCCTCTAAAATGACATACCAGTCGAGTTATATTTATAGCAATTTTTTTTAGATTTCATATTATATTTGCTTTTTATGTCTTCCCCTATCTCATTTCTATCTCTATTGAATCTAAAATCGGTTACTAGAATAGAATTTTAAAAATGTACTTTCTGCATCTAAGTAATGAAATAAATTCTAGTATGTCGGTATAATAAGAGTATCATGGCATTATTACCGTAAAAATCTACAAAAAAGCTAATAATGACAAAATCTAAAAATGTACTGGGAAAAACCCTAGAAATTTGCTGTCAATCCCCCCTCACAGGTTTTTATCGTAATGGTTGTTGTGATACAGGGGCTGAAGATTTTGGTTTACACACAGTTTGCGCCCAAGTAACTGCAGAATTTTTAGAATATAGTAAAAATCAAGGCAATGACTTAATAACCCCCATGCCCATGTATAACTTTCCCGGTTTAAAACCAGGAGATAAATGGTGTTTATGTGTATCCCGATGGCAAGAAGCCCTAGAAGCGGGGGTTGCACCACCAATTATTTTAGATTCTACCCATGAAAAAACTTTAAAATTTGTTCCCTTAGAAGTGTTACAAGAACATTCTATTTAATTTTCAGAGAAAGTTTGTTTTCTCTCCTTTTTTAATTAATTTATGAATACCATTGATTACCTGAGAATTAGTTTAATTGATAAGTGCAATTTTCGCTGTCAATATTGTATGCCAGAAGATCAGGAATTAAATTATCTTTTACAACAGGATTTTTTGACAAAAGAGGAGTTATTAACTTTAGTAAAAAAGGTATTTATTCCTCTCGGTTTTACTAAATTTAGACTAACGGGGGGAGAGCCTTTATTACGTCCTGATTTGGTGGATATTATTCAAGAAATTAACTCTTTTCCTGCCACGAAGGATATATCTTTAACTACCAATGGATATTTATTAGCCCATCAGGCTCAATCTTTATATAATGCAGGATTAAAAAGAATTAATATCAGTTTAGATTCTCTTGATGAGACTACTTTTGATCAAATTATTGGTAATCATGGAAAAAGTCGATGGCAACAAACCTGGTTAGGTATTCAGAAAGCCTATGAAGTGGGTTTTAATCCTTTAAAATTAAATGTGGTGATAATTCCTGGCATAAATGATCATGAAATTTTAGATTTAGCCCAGTTAACAATCTACAAAAATTGGCACGTCAGATTTATTGAATTTATGCCCATTGGCAATGGTGAATTATTTAATCAAAAAGCATGGATTCCTTCGGCGGAAATTAGACAAAAAATTAGAGAAAGATGGGGTTTGGAGGAGAGTAATATTAAGGGTAATGGGCCAGCGGATGTGTTTAAAATTCCCCATGGAAAGGGTACTCTTGGCTTTATTTCTCAGATGTCGGAATGTTTTTGCGATCGCTGTAATCGGGTAAGATTATCTGCTGATGGTTGGTTACGTCCTTGTTTACTCAATGAGACAGGGCAATTAAATTTAAAAGAGGCTTTAAGGGAGAAAGAAAGTATTGATTTGATTAAAAAAAAGGTGCAAGATTTACTATTATTAAAACCTGAAATTAATTTTAAAGAAAGATATTCTGGGGTTAAGGGTAGTTACGATCGCACCATGTCACAAATCGGGGGCTAAAGGACTAATTACCTTTGTCCTCTACATTTTTAATATTGAGTATATTATTAAAAGACTCATTGGTATTAGAAGAAATCTCCTTGGGTAGTCTATGATTAGTGAAGGTTAAGTCAGAATTTTGAGTTTGTAAAGAATGTAATTCTTCCATGCGATGAAGCAGTTGGGCTAGTTGAATTTGTTGTTCTAAAACATCGCTATAGGATACAAGATTACTTAAGCCATCGATGAGCAAACGCATATTTTGCCGAAATTGAGGATCTCCCGTTAATTCGTCAATGTCAGAGGTAATTTTGGCGGTGTTAGCAAAGGTTACCCTTGCAGAATCAAGGGTTTGTTGCAGTGCCACAAGATTGGTGGGGTTATTTAATTCTTGGGAAAGGGCAGTTAAATTGCTGGTAACTTCTTCTAGGTTAGCGATAGTCTTTTCAATGTCTGCACCGAATTTTGGTACATCAATACTGTCAACGGTTTGATCGACTTTAGTAACCACTCGATTAGTATTTCTGATCAGGGTGGCGACTTCTTGGCTGGTGTCGGCGAGGGTAGTAATGGTTTGATTAAGGTTAGCCCGATTACTGTTAATAAGTTGATTGGTATTTTGGGCAAGTTGATTTATTTCTCGACTGGTTTGGCTGAAATCATCAGCTAATCGATTAATTTGGGTGGTGGCGCTGGTGGCGGCGTTGTTAAAAGATTCTGAGGTTGTCATAATACTATCAGCCACGGAAGAAAGTTTATTGATGTCGTCCCCTGCATTTTCCGTAAAACTTGATAACTCGCTACTAAGTTGGGCTACATTTTCCGAGGCGATCGCAATGTTAACAATAGCATCATTAAGCTGATCTATAAAAACAGGGTTAGAAAATACCGTACTAAGCCTTGTCATATTGGCAATTAAATCACCGCTATACTCCCCTGGGATAGAATCTCCACTGCAAAGGAGTTGTTGTTGCTGCTGACATTCCGGGCTAGTGGGGTTAATTTCTAAGGCAGCCTCGCTAAGTTGCTCTTGAGGTTCGATGGTAACAATAACTTCCCCTAGTAAACCCGATTGGGTGGTTTGGGCGATGACATTTTTCGGTATTCTCAAATCTTGATCTACTTTGGTAATGACTTCTACCCCTTGATTACTAGGGGTAATAGATTCAATGGTACCAACTTCTACTCCTCGGAATAAAACCCTACCTCCTTCCCTCAAACCTCCAGCATTGTCAAATTGTAATTTAACCTCGTATTTTTGTTCACGAAATTGAGTACCTCTGAGGAAAAAAATGACACCACCAAATAAAATAAATCCTAAAATGATAAATAAACCTAAAGAACCTTCCCTCGTTAACCTCGAACCTGCCATTTTAATCTAACCTCATTAAACTACTTGAATTGGACCTTCTCTTTTTGCGCTGAAAAATTGTTTGACTAATTCATTGTCAGTAGTATCAATTTCCCTAACTTTGCCTTGCCATTTAACTTTACCATTATACAAGAATACGAGGCGATCGCCCGTTCTCCTAATGGTACTATTCTGGTGACTGACCATAACATAGGTTTTACAAGCCTCACTAGAAGCCCTTAAATCGGTGACTAAGTCTTCAATTACCGTTGAGGCGATGGGATCTAAACCGGCAGTAGGCTCATCATATAATATAACTTCGGGACACTGTAAAGGATTATCTGGATTAAATGTAACGGCCCTGGCAAAACTAACCCGTTTGCGCATACCCCCCGAAAGTTCGGCCGGATATAAATCCCCTTTCCCCGGTAGCCCTACCATTTCCAAACTTTGCTCGACAATATCTTTTATTTTCTTCTTTGATAAATGGGAATGTTGATAAAGAAAAAATCCGACATTTTCCCTCACCGTTAAAGAATCAAATAGGGCGGCCTGTTGGAATACCATACTAATGGCCATAGAATTATCATGATCATCAATTAATCCTTCTCTTTTTTCTCCATGGACAAATATTTCTCCTTCATCGGGTGCCATTAATCCTGCAATAATTCTTAAAACCGTAGATTTTCCAGTACCGCTAGGCCCAATAATAACCAACGCATCACTTTGGTAAATATCAAGATCAATTCCATCTAAAATGACATTTTTACCGAAAGATTTTTTGATTCCTCGTAGTTTAATAATAGGTTCTTTATCTGTCATAAGGATTGGAATGATAGAAGAATGGAGAGGATAACTTTCATTGTCCGTTGTCCATTGTTAATTGTCAATTGCTCTGACATTCAGTTTCAATTCTGCCATATATTTCTTTCCATGCGTTAACTTCTTCTTGGTTTTTGGAGTCAATGGATTTTACTTGCCCCCTACTGCTATAAAATTCTTCGTTAGTTCTTCTGGTGATGTCGGAAGGGCTACAATTGGCGATGGGATTAAAGGGTATTCCCCCATCAGGGTCATTCACAACATTACTGGTATTATGGTTGTTGGGGCTAGAAGTATTGATGTTAGGGTTATTATTACTTTCTGAATTATTGTTAGAGTTTTCGCTAGTTTCTTCTTGTTTATCGTAATCTGATCTAATATCGGCATTAATTCTTAAGTTTAAACCAT is a genomic window of Cyanobacterium stanieri LEGE 03274 containing:
- a CDS encoding TrmH family RNA methyltransferase gives rise to the protein MLSSLKNPLIKEIRKLQRPAERHRQNLCLLEGTNLLDVASQVNYPLDTLLFTPIWQNKNYLLAQTLQNQAQRVEMVSDEVMKSLATTVNPDGVLATASRYHSKSKDPENIRLGVVLERLQDPGNLGTIIRSSVAMGVDMLWLSGDSVDLDNPKVMRASAGEWFRVKARAEDDLITLVQSYGQKGYQIIATSLEGNKTPWEVDFSLPTIFLMGNESRGLSPDLAALATEKVKIPLLNGVESLNVAIATSLFLMEYQRQQQKIYPH
- a CDS encoding MEKHLA domain-containing protein, which codes for MINIWQNQQIISWSQIILNSYQKLLNKELINRKGDELSEARNLFYAPMVVFSHNTLSDPLYNYGNEKGLILWDMTWEQLTKTPSRTTTELLLREERERLLQETNTKGYVTDYQGVRISRTGIQYHIKDITMWNLFDDSDNYCGQAATFSQWEKL
- a CDS encoding glycerol acyltransferase; the protein is MSDQQLGWSLDYRDPETIQKLMPFWDFLYKYYFQVKTDGWEYIPDSQVLFVGSHNGGLAAPDMTMMMYDWFKRFGVEKPVYGLMHPSAWKVYSAVIDLAAKCGAVVAHPKMAIRAIESGASVLVYPGGAEDVFRPYEERDKIKLVGRKAFIKLALKYSLPIVPLVSKGAHETLYVLTDLYQQAKSFHDLGWFEWILNLDPQTFPIYFGLPWGIALGPLPNIPLPNPIRTRVCPPIYFKYYGMDASKDKDYVNECYVIVEKSMQYQLDLLYQVENERFVRM
- the mutS gene encoding DNA mismatch repair protein MutS; the protein is MTEIVTTKATRNAPHEDYRLINIKDLTPMYHHYVEVKEQYPNCLLLYRVGDFFECFFQDAVTIAQELELVITSKDAGQNVGRIAMTGVPHHALDRYARQLVEKGYGVVICDQVEDASKATAEKRLVKRAITKLLTPGTVTDDEMLPSRQNNFLAAVVVAKEHWGLAYADISTGEFFTTQNKDLTSLATELLRLQPAEVLFPVNAPDINSLLRPGQKSEHLPEFLPDCFCYTLRSQKTFDINEAKPKLLLEFKLKSLEGVGCEHLPLAIRAAGGLLDYVQDTQKANQVPLQLIRTYSIADFLMLDATSRRNLEITSTVRDNTFHGSLLWALDKTCTAMGARALRRWLLQPLLKKSAIIARQDTIAELIDNLPLREEMRSLFKSIYDLERITGRVGAGTANPKELLNLGDSLLKLTYLAELAEEGKSPYFQALQNVPSELEELGKKVVDSLVESPPHHVKEGGIIRDGVNEQLDGMRRLIDGDKEWLANLEVTERERIGVNNLKVGYNKTFGYYISMPRSKAEFAPENYQRKQTLLNEERYITAELKEKENRILNAKDDLAKFEYQIFVDLRSTVAQKTDEIRKVARAIAAMDVLSGLAELSVYQDYNRPEITEDRTIKIKNGRHPVVEKILGFGMFVPNSTSLGAEKIPDLIVLTGPNASGKSCYLRQVGLIQLMTQIGSFIPAESAKISICDRIFTRVGAVDDIATGQSTFMVEMNETANILNHATDKSLVLLDEIGRGTATFDGLSIAWAVAEYLAIEIQSRTIFATHYHELNELASILENVANYQVTVKELENEIIFLHEVKPGGADKSYGIEAGRLAGLPKVVISRAKQVMTQIEKHSKIAMGLRKNIKKLTPSNQENREEIMTQLDIFE
- a CDS encoding DUF2237 family protein encodes the protein MTKSKNVLGKTLEICCQSPLTGFYRNGCCDTGAEDFGLHTVCAQVTAEFLEYSKNQGNDLITPMPMYNFPGLKPGDKWCLCVSRWQEALEAGVAPPIILDSTHEKTLKFVPLEVLQEHSI
- the moaA gene encoding GTP 3',8-cyclase MoaA, with the protein product MNTIDYLRISLIDKCNFRCQYCMPEDQELNYLLQQDFLTKEELLTLVKKVFIPLGFTKFRLTGGEPLLRPDLVDIIQEINSFPATKDISLTTNGYLLAHQAQSLYNAGLKRINISLDSLDETTFDQIIGNHGKSRWQQTWLGIQKAYEVGFNPLKLNVVIIPGINDHEILDLAQLTIYKNWHVRFIEFMPIGNGELFNQKAWIPSAEIRQKIRERWGLEESNIKGNGPADVFKIPHGKGTLGFISQMSECFCDRCNRVRLSADGWLRPCLLNETGQLNLKEALREKESIDLIKKKVQDLLLLKPEINFKERYSGVKGSYDRTMSQIGG
- a CDS encoding MlaD family protein, which gives rise to MAGSRLTREGSLGLFIILGFILFGGVIFFLRGTQFREQKYEVKLQFDNAGGLREGGRVLFRGVEVGTIESITPSNQGVEVITKVDQDLRIPKNVIAQTTQSGLLGEVIVTIEPQEQLSEAALEINPTSPECQQQQQLLCSGDSIPGEYSGDLIANMTRLSTVFSNPVFIDQLNDAIVNIAIASENVAQLSSELSSFTENAGDDINKLSSVADSIMTTSESFNNAATSATTQINRLADDFSQTSREINQLAQNTNQLINSNRANLNQTITTLADTSQEVATLIRNTNRVVTKVDQTVDSIDVPKFGADIEKTIANLEEVTSNLTALSQELNNPTNLVALQQTLDSARVTFANTAKITSDIDELTGDPQFRQNMRLLIDGLSNLVSYSDVLEQQIQLAQLLHRMEELHSLQTQNSDLTFTNHRLPKEISSNTNESFNNILNIKNVEDKGN
- a CDS encoding ABC transporter ATP-binding protein; translation: MTDKEPIIKLRGIKKSFGKNVILDGIDLDIYQSDALVIIGPSGTGKSTVLRIIAGLMAPDEGEIFVHGEKREGLIDDHDNSMAISMVFQQAALFDSLTVRENVGFFLYQHSHLSKKKIKDIVEQSLEMVGLPGKGDLYPAELSGGMRKRVSFARAVTFNPDNPLQCPEVILYDEPTAGLDPIASTVIEDLVTDLRASSEACKTYVMVSHQNSTIRRTGDRLVFLYNGKVKWQGKVREIDTTDNELVKQFFSAKREGPIQVV